ATCTTCTAGTCCTGCTATCTTTCAGAGAACCATGGAAGGGATTCTTCGTGGTATCCCCCATGTGATGATTTACCTGGATGACATACTTGTCACTGGTCCAAGTGAGGTTGAGCATCTCAAGACTCTTGATATGGTGTTGCAGCATCTGGAGGACCATGGACTGAGACTCAGGAGGAGTAAGTGCACTTTTCTTGAAAAAGAAGTGGTCTACCTAGGACATAAGATAGTCAGGTGACCTACTGTAAATGCATTAACTAATAAAGAACATATAATTTCCTATCTTCACTTAGTTTCATCCACAGTTGGACTGAATATAGCCATTTTTTATCCTCTGGAAAGTGCTGTTCAACTGTCCCAAGTTACATCCTGGTTGGAAATGAGTGGTAGTAAGAAAAGGGAGCAAAGGAACAGTGGCAGAAAGTTGTTTGGGATGAGCCCACAGCTGTAATGGTGGTCACTAGAAAATACTCCCTCTTGTGTTCTTTTGCTGCAATAAACATTAACAAATAATGTACACTTTATTTGACAATGAACACAGACGGtaaagcaataaataaaagccaaaaaaacagaacaagtttacagaaaagaaaaaaaaaacaaacagacaaaatggGAATAAAATAGGTCAACAAATATGTTGTAAAGCCTAAGCTCATCAGACAGGGCgttccaaaatgtattttacctGGCAGTTGAATACATTCACCTcgtcaattaattaattagcaGGACTTATATGACTTATATACGTTCCTTATATGCATAACGTGGTTACTTTCCTAATCACCAAATGGTAGAATTACCAGAAATATGAATGTTGATTATTGGTGACATTCCCCTGTCTTGCCTAGGACCCTTTTGTATTAGGAACCTATTCATAGTTTTATGTTTCCGAACGAGACCATTTACTGGCTGCTAAACCTGGCAAGCTAGCCTTGCCTACGATTTCTAGTCTTATTCAGCTTTGTTTACACTAAGTTCAAGATTGAGGTACATTCTATTCGATTTTATTCATATGTGCTTACCTTTTAACGGCTTTTGTTGTATGTGTATTGAATGTTTTGTTCGTCTTTCTAACCAGTTGACTTCAGTATTATTAACCAGGGGCAACACTTACAACTTGATGGCAATGTTGCAGTATTATTTATAACGTTCCTTATCCATATATATGTATTACCGTAAATATTAAAGCCTGGGGGTCGGTGTACGGGTTTGCGTTGTCATAATATGCATAAAGCTTATGATGAAAATGATAAACATTCATAATAAGTTTGCTTGGCATGGGCCCTGACGTGTAGCCGCACTTCCGCACTACAAACGCCCCCAAGGCTCTCAATTCTTGTCGACTCTCTACTCCTTGTTCTCCGTATCCTGGCCGTATTTTGTCGAGAAGACAGCAGGCTAGCCGGCTAATTGAGCTaatttaacgttagctagttggACGTTAGGTTTGACACCTCATTTCTGGCCTATGTGGTTCAGTGCAGTTCGGTTGATGAGGGATATCATCATCAGCTAGCCGCCGTTGTGCATGTATATCGAAGTTAATTTGCCGTTTGCCAGGGTTCGAGATGGACAACGATCAACAGTCCAAAGAAAGCACTGACCGGTCCAACCTGGTTTCCGAGGATGGGAAGAACGTGAAGTCCGTCTTGTGCCAACGCTGCGGATCCAAGGTGCTTTGCCCAGGGATGGCGGTATTTGCAGAAAAAGAGGTATGATGTATGGCATTAGGCCGCTTTCTTTAAGCTCGTATTGTTAAGGTGGGCTGGCAGTCAGACAGTTCCATGAGTCGAacgtcacaggttcgatccccgcGACAGCTCGTGCCTATGCGGCTGACTGCTTCATGGGCATTTAATGCGAATACATAAATCCTAATTGCACTGTAATGTGTGACAGTCGTTTCCTCAAGCCCCTCCATCAGCCCAGTGTAGCCTAAGTACAAAACCCCAATGTACTGTATTGCTGATTTGAGTTCAACAGGAATAAGTGTTGCTATATTGTGTGTCAAGATATCTTATGGTCTGTTTTTCCTCAACAGCTGTTCCTGCCTTTGATGCGGAAAAAGACTAGCCTAAGCACATCAGAGGGCTCTGTGGATGGGGACACTCTGACCGCCCACTGGTTAGTGGACGACATGTACACCTTTGAGAATGTGGGCTTCACCAATGATGTGGGGCGAATCAAGTATCTCATCTGTGCAGATTGTGAGATTGGACCCATTGGTTGGCACTGTTTGGATGACAAAAAAAGTTTCTATGTTGCTGTGGAAAGGGTGGATCATGCATAGTGTAAATGCATAATTAAGCCCAACGGAACTTCAAACATTGTGTAGGCAGGCTATGCATCTTTTCATGGATTTGATATCTCCCAGAGTTGACCTCCCAGTcccccccacgcacacacacacacagatctgggTGTTATGTGTACAATGATTTGTCCATGATGACGGGACTGTGGTTCTACCCTTCTCCTTTATCACACTGACAACAACAGTACGATCTTTGTGttctaataaaaatgtttttttgaaagCTGATGTTGAATGCCATTGTGCTAATATGTTTTGAATTCCTTAATCTCAATGTGTTTTAGGCATATCAGACTATTGTATTCACATTGTATTGAGAAAAAAAGCACTGTTTAAGTCAGATTAACAAGATGAAGATGGTAGTATCTTAGGTTATGATGTGTAGAGTAGATGTAGATGAGCTAGTGCTTAATCAGTTTGACTTAACTATTCAGTTCGCTGTAAGAAATATCAGATTTCCCTTTGTACAGACTTGCTCTAAAGAAACACGAGGGTATCATGTCACGTTACAGTCAGCATCTTATGCCTCTGACACTCTATGTGCTACATTGCTACTTGCTGATTTATTTGGCTACAAGAGGTATGTAGCTAAACTAGTTTGTTACCCAAAACTTTGCCTGTTGACCTGTAACTTAGTATTTTTAACATATAATATGGACATGGTCCTGGTGCATCTAACCTGGTCAAGTACCCAGCCAGTCAAGTGCATACCCCATCAGATAGGATAGGCAAACAATACTAAAGATTGCTCAGTGTACAACTGTTGAAGATGGCCAAGAGAGTCTGCTAAATTGTATGAGAAGGCAAATTTacaattaaattacaaatatatgtacatgtgAACCCAGGGCTTCTGGGCCCTTGGTGGCCGAGGGTCCCAGGTGCCCTGCATGTCTGGTTGGTAATCCAACCATAGgagctagtagtagtagcagtggacTGAACTACATTTGCCAAATGTGTACTTCTCAACTTTGATCATTAACCGTTTGTCATCCACCTTGCCATGTGCAATTTATTTTTAGGtcaacaatatgaacacaagGCTTGACAGCTGTCAACTTCAAGAAAGTAGAATCCAATATCAGTGCATAGTTGGCCCAAATAAGTCCATTGCCTTTCATCTTATTTTTTAGTATCACTGGAAATATATAGGGGTATGCTtttgtatttgttattttttgtaaGTCAAATCCATagacaatatttttttatgttattacTGCTTCAAAAAATGAGATTTGGATTGAACCCCAATTCTATGGACTGGCATCAATGTAGACTATAGGCCACTTTGCTTGCAATTGACACTGACCTCTATAGATCTTTAACTGTTACCCAAAATCAGTGTATTTGAAGTATTTGAATAATTAAAACTAGAATATAGTTGAAACCTATgttcattttcaaaagaaaaatgcacCACTGCAAGGttatttaaaataaacaatatccACATTTTAGGCTATCCATGTAAAGTAACACAGAAATTATACATCTAGTAGACTGTTTAAGGCAGCGGTGCATTTGACATCAGATCCACGTCTCTGCATTTCATGTTATATTGCAGGAACAGACAGTTTGTCCACATTCTCTGATAGGATGACAGATTTGTTTGCAGTAACAATGTTCCTGCAGTGTAGAAAATTCTCAGTTGATAAGAAAAAGTTGCAGCTACAGATGTAGCATCTTGCCAGCCTGGCAACATAAGGAACTTGCACTCCTTGCTCATCCATCATGTCATTTGATTCAAATCCACAGAAATGTAGACTTCTGCCTTGTATGAGgtaatttcttcttctgtgacCATTGACAAGCTCCtaagtaagtaaaaaaaaaacaacaacctcctAAATGAGCCTGTCATGGCCAcctgctggggagaaaataccACTGATTCTGCTGTGGACGAGTTCTGTGGCTTCACTGGGTTGACCTGTAAAACTAAATGACAAAGACtttgaatacatttgaaaacacacacaaacaaaaaagagaaagaaaaatgcaaCATTGTATGAAAAGCAGTAAAACCATGCCCTGTTTGGTATAAAAACCTGTTGTCCCGAATGGTGACGTCACTGTAGGTTCTCAGATGAGTGTCTTCATCCTAATAGAAAGACTTTTGGGTGTAGGACTGAAGTTTAACGCTTGAGCTGCCTTGATACGCCTAATGGTGGCGCTGTCCTGATTCATTGTTGCCatgtttttagcatttttttttagggaAATCAGTGGCAAGATGGGGCTCAAGTGAGGAGCTGATGACGAGGACCATCACTGTCCTCTGGTGTTTGATCTGAAAAGTCTCCTGCCAGCGTCACTGTCAGTCAAGGGGA
This DNA window, taken from Centroberyx gerrardi isolate f3 chromosome 5, fCenGer3.hap1.cur.20231027, whole genome shotgun sequence, encodes the following:
- the rabif gene encoding guanine nucleotide exchange factor MSS4 — its product is MDNDQQSKESTDRSNLVSEDGKNVKSVLCQRCGSKVLCPGMAVFAEKELFLPLMRKKTSLSTSEGSVDGDTLTAHWLVDDMYTFENVGFTNDVGRIKYLICADCEIGPIGWHCLDDKKSFYVAVERVDHA